In Candidatus Cloacimonadota bacterium, the genomic stretch CCATATACTACGGGCTCTTTTTGAGGCTGATTGGATACAACAATATTCAAGCTCAGTTTTATCAATCTAAGAAGTGCAGCAGCCAGTATACTATATAAATATCTACTAATTTTCACCATAAGTACTTAAAAGGTCGTAAATTATTTTTGGCACCTCTTTACTTGGCTTTTTCTCGCCCAACATAGCCTTTAATTTACGCAATTCTAAAAGCACAACATCACGTCGATTGCCCCCAATAAGCATTTCGCTTATCTTTGCTTCTATCATATTGGGAGATGCTTGATTTTGCACCAATTCTGGCAAAACGTCATTATCTAAGATAATATTGGGCAAACCTATATGAGAAACTCGGATAAGATGCTTGCCGATGATAAAAGAAACAGGGTTTGCCTTATAACAGATGACGGTTGGTGTGCCAATAAAAGCCGCCTCCAAGGTTACAGTACCAGAGGTGCAGACGAGAACCTCGCAATGACGCATCATGTCGTATGTATAACCATCTACAATATGTAAATTACCCATTCCGGTTCCTGACACCATGCTCATAAATAGATCATGATCTACGCCATGAGATTTTGAAATAAGAATTTCGTACTTATTTGCGTCCCATTTTCGTGCAGCGCTTAAATAAGCAGGCAGCATTCTTTTAATTTCACTATTTCTACTCCCCGGGAAAAAACCAAGCCATTTCTTTGTAGGATTTATTTGGAAAAACCTGGCAAAGTGGTCTCGCTCCAACTTGAATTTAATCTCTTCAGCTATAGGATGCCCCACATAACTGCATGTAACATTG encodes the following:
- the lpxB gene encoding lipid-A-disaccharide synthase, with protein sequence MNKEITVFWLAGENSGDLHCELIMKALAHDGRRYRHIGIGGSRMQAMGLKALFPFDRFAVMGFIEVVKHLRFFFKVEKRIGKLFKENKPDIAILADYPGLNLRIAHMADEHRIPVLYYISPQFWAWKHERVQKLKASVKHTACILPFEEELLKIHNVTCSYVGHPIAEEIKFKLERDHFARFFQINPTKKWLGFFPGSRNSEIKRMLPAYLSAARKWDANKYEILISKSHGVDHDLFMSMVSGTGMGNLHIVDGYTYDMMRHCEVLVCTSGTVTLEAAFIGTPTVICYKANPVSFIIGKHLIRVSHIGLPNIILDNDVLPELVQNQASPNMIEAKISEMLIGGNRRDVVLLELRKLKAMLGEKKPSKEVPKIIYDLLSTYGEN